From the genome of Papaver somniferum cultivar HN1 chromosome 2, ASM357369v1, whole genome shotgun sequence, one region includes:
- the LOC113350502 gene encoding mediator of RNA polymerase II transcription subunit 15a-like isoform X3 codes for MSGLQKQQQQPMHTMHQQGGKLQQQQNAQVSPNMLQIQGQHAQSQPAQQLMSQHPSQTTQMHQQLGLQQQPKSLQRDKQQRIQTSGGSTLNHRSLLDQKRVFHSQTPPPEASSTSIDAAMTGNATATGTAIDMQEEVYQRIKSMKKKYLPDLSDMHRKLSQILQQYDSLPQPPKSEGIELLKIFKIVVDRMMGFLNLPKSNVIPKVKLDSYEKQILNILTLHPPRKPGPLQQQIQPTGAHPLSIQQQQRQQQHQLPSSTSIDAVITGNATATGSLVGVQEEVYQTIKSMREKYLPDLSDMHRKISQICQQYDSLPQPPKSEEIELLKNFKIVVDKVIGFLNLPKSNVMPSMKDKLDSYEKKILGILTLNRPRKPGPPQQQIQPTDGHPLSIQQQQRQQQHQMPSSNAEVTRNATATGNPIDVQEEVYQTIKSMREKYLPDLSDMHQKISQKCQQYDSLPQPPKSEQIERLKIFKNLLDQMMGFLNLPKSSVMPSLKDKLASYEKHILDILNSNRPRELAD; via the exons ATGTCAGGGTTAcagaagcagcaacagcagccaATGCATACCATGCATCAGCAAGGAGGaaagctgcagcaacaacaaaatGCACAGGTATCACCAAATATGTTACAAATCCAAGGCCAACATGCACAATCCCAACCAGCACAACAACTTATGTCTCAGCATCCATCTCAAACAACGCAAATGCATCAGCAATTGGGATTGCAGCAACAACCAAAATCATTACAAAGGGATAAGCAACAAAGGATTCAGACGTCTGGTGGCTCGACCCTCAACCATCGAAGTTTATTGGACCAGAAGCGAGTGTTTCATTCACAAACACCACCTCCAGAGGCCTCATCAA CGTCAATAGATGCAGCAATGACAGGAAATGCAACCGCAACAGGAACTGCCATCGACATGCAGGAGGAAGTTTATCAGAGA ATTAAGTCcatgaaaaaaaaatacttaccagATCTTAGTGACATGCACCGGAAACTCTCTCAAATATTACAACAG TATGATTCTCTTCCACAACCACCTAAGTCTGAGGGAATTGAGTTGCTAAAAATTTTCAAGATCGTGGTGGACAGGATGATGGGGTTCTTGAATCTTCCAAAGAGTAATGTGATACCTAAGGTTAAGTTGGATTCATATGAGAAACAGATTTTGAATATTCTGACCCTGCATCCCCCAAGGAAACCTGGTCCACTGCAGCAACAAATTCAGCCAACTGGTGCCCACCCACTCTCTATACAGCAACAACAGCGGCAGCAGCAACATCAACTGCCCTCATCAA CGTCAATAGATGCTGTAATAACAGGAAATGCAACCGCAACAGGAAGTCTGGTTGGTGTGCAGGAGGAAGTTTATCAGACA ATTAAGTCCATGAGAGAAAAATACTTACCAGATCTTAGTGACATGCACCGGAAGATCTCTCAAATATGCCAACAG TATGATTCTCTTCCACAACCACCGAAGTCTGAAGAAATTGAGTTGCTCAAAAATTTCAAGATCGTGGTGGACAAGGTGATAGGGTTCTTGAATCTTCCAAAGAGTAATGTGATGCCTAGCATGAAGGATAAGTTGGATTCATATGAGAAAAAGATCTTGGGTATTCTGACCTTGAATCGCCCAAGGAAACCTGGTCCACCGCAGCAACAAATTCAGCCAACTGATGGCCATCCACTCTCTATACAGCAACAACAGCGGCAGCAGCAACATCAAATGCCCTCATCAA ATGCAGAAGTAACAAGAAATGCAACCGCAACAGGAAATCCGATTGACGTGCAGGAGGAAGTTTATCAGACA ATCAAGTCCATGAGAGAAAAATACTTACCAGATCTTAGTGACATGCACCAGAAGATCTCTCAAAAGTGCCAACAG TATGATTCTCTTCCACAACCACCAAAGTCTGAGCAAATTGAGAGGCTTAAAATTTTCAAGAACTTGTTGGACCAGATGATGGGCTTCTTGAATCTTCCAAAAAGCAGTGTGATGCCTAGTTTGAAAGATAAGCTGGCTTCGTATGAGAAACATATCTTAGATATTCTCAACTCGAATCGGCCAAGGGAACTTGCTGATTAG
- the LOC113350502 gene encoding mediator of RNA polymerase II transcription subunit 15a-like isoform X1, whose protein sequence is MSGLQKQQQQPMHTMHQQGGKLQQQQNAQVSPNMLQIQGQHAQSQPAQQLMSQHPSQTTQMHQQLGLQQQPKSLQRDKQQRIQTSGGSTLNHRSLLDQKRVFHSQTPPPEASSTSIDAAMTGNATATGTAIDMQEEVYQRIKSMKKKYLPDLSDMHRKLSQILQQYDSLPQPPKSEGIELLKIFKIVVDRMMGFLNLPKSNVIPKVKLDSYEKQILNILTLHPPRKPGPLQQQIQPTGAHPLSIQQQQRQQQHQLPSSTSIDAVITGNATATGSLVGVQEEVYQTIKSMREKYLPDLSDMHRKISQICQQYDSLPQPPKSEEIELLKNFKIVVDKVIGFLNLPKSNVMPSMKDKLDSYEKKILGILTLNRPRKPGPPQQQIQPTDGHPLSIQQQQRQQQHQMPSSTSIDAEVTRNATATGNPIDVQEEVYQTIKSMREKYLPDLSDMHQKISQKCQQYDSLPQPPKSEQIERLKIFKNLLDQMMGFLNLPKSSVMPSLKDKLASYEKHILDILNSNRPRELAD, encoded by the exons ATGTCAGGGTTAcagaagcagcaacagcagccaATGCATACCATGCATCAGCAAGGAGGaaagctgcagcaacaacaaaatGCACAGGTATCACCAAATATGTTACAAATCCAAGGCCAACATGCACAATCCCAACCAGCACAACAACTTATGTCTCAGCATCCATCTCAAACAACGCAAATGCATCAGCAATTGGGATTGCAGCAACAACCAAAATCATTACAAAGGGATAAGCAACAAAGGATTCAGACGTCTGGTGGCTCGACCCTCAACCATCGAAGTTTATTGGACCAGAAGCGAGTGTTTCATTCACAAACACCACCTCCAGAGGCCTCATCAA CGTCAATAGATGCAGCAATGACAGGAAATGCAACCGCAACAGGAACTGCCATCGACATGCAGGAGGAAGTTTATCAGAGA ATTAAGTCcatgaaaaaaaaatacttaccagATCTTAGTGACATGCACCGGAAACTCTCTCAAATATTACAACAG TATGATTCTCTTCCACAACCACCTAAGTCTGAGGGAATTGAGTTGCTAAAAATTTTCAAGATCGTGGTGGACAGGATGATGGGGTTCTTGAATCTTCCAAAGAGTAATGTGATACCTAAGGTTAAGTTGGATTCATATGAGAAACAGATTTTGAATATTCTGACCCTGCATCCCCCAAGGAAACCTGGTCCACTGCAGCAACAAATTCAGCCAACTGGTGCCCACCCACTCTCTATACAGCAACAACAGCGGCAGCAGCAACATCAACTGCCCTCATCAA CGTCAATAGATGCTGTAATAACAGGAAATGCAACCGCAACAGGAAGTCTGGTTGGTGTGCAGGAGGAAGTTTATCAGACA ATTAAGTCCATGAGAGAAAAATACTTACCAGATCTTAGTGACATGCACCGGAAGATCTCTCAAATATGCCAACAG TATGATTCTCTTCCACAACCACCGAAGTCTGAAGAAATTGAGTTGCTCAAAAATTTCAAGATCGTGGTGGACAAGGTGATAGGGTTCTTGAATCTTCCAAAGAGTAATGTGATGCCTAGCATGAAGGATAAGTTGGATTCATATGAGAAAAAGATCTTGGGTATTCTGACCTTGAATCGCCCAAGGAAACCTGGTCCACCGCAGCAACAAATTCAGCCAACTGATGGCCATCCACTCTCTATACAGCAACAACAGCGGCAGCAGCAACATCAAATGCCCTCATCAA CGTCAATAGATGCAGAAGTAACAAGAAATGCAACCGCAACAGGAAATCCGATTGACGTGCAGGAGGAAGTTTATCAGACA ATCAAGTCCATGAGAGAAAAATACTTACCAGATCTTAGTGACATGCACCAGAAGATCTCTCAAAAGTGCCAACAG TATGATTCTCTTCCACAACCACCAAAGTCTGAGCAAATTGAGAGGCTTAAAATTTTCAAGAACTTGTTGGACCAGATGATGGGCTTCTTGAATCTTCCAAAAAGCAGTGTGATGCCTAGTTTGAAAGATAAGCTGGCTTCGTATGAGAAACATATCTTAGATATTCTCAACTCGAATCGGCCAAGGGAACTTGCTGATTAG
- the LOC113350502 gene encoding mediator of RNA polymerase II transcription subunit 15a-like isoform X2, producing MSGLQKQQQQPMHTMHQQGGKLQQQQNAQVSPNMLQIQGQHAQSQPAQQLMSQHPSQTTQMHQQLGLQQQPKSLQRDKQQRIQTSGGSTLNHRSLLDQKRVFHSQTPPPEASSNAAMTGNATATGTAIDMQEEVYQRIKSMKKKYLPDLSDMHRKLSQILQQYDSLPQPPKSEGIELLKIFKIVVDRMMGFLNLPKSNVIPKVKLDSYEKQILNILTLHPPRKPGPLQQQIQPTGAHPLSIQQQQRQQQHQLPSSTSIDAVITGNATATGSLVGVQEEVYQTIKSMREKYLPDLSDMHRKISQICQQYDSLPQPPKSEEIELLKNFKIVVDKVIGFLNLPKSNVMPSMKDKLDSYEKKILGILTLNRPRKPGPPQQQIQPTDGHPLSIQQQQRQQQHQMPSSTSIDAEVTRNATATGNPIDVQEEVYQTIKSMREKYLPDLSDMHQKISQKCQQYDSLPQPPKSEQIERLKIFKNLLDQMMGFLNLPKSSVMPSLKDKLASYEKHILDILNSNRPRELAD from the exons ATGTCAGGGTTAcagaagcagcaacagcagccaATGCATACCATGCATCAGCAAGGAGGaaagctgcagcaacaacaaaatGCACAGGTATCACCAAATATGTTACAAATCCAAGGCCAACATGCACAATCCCAACCAGCACAACAACTTATGTCTCAGCATCCATCTCAAACAACGCAAATGCATCAGCAATTGGGATTGCAGCAACAACCAAAATCATTACAAAGGGATAAGCAACAAAGGATTCAGACGTCTGGTGGCTCGACCCTCAACCATCGAAGTTTATTGGACCAGAAGCGAGTGTTTCATTCACAAACACCACCTCCAGAGGCCTCATCAA ATGCAGCAATGACAGGAAATGCAACCGCAACAGGAACTGCCATCGACATGCAGGAGGAAGTTTATCAGAGA ATTAAGTCcatgaaaaaaaaatacttaccagATCTTAGTGACATGCACCGGAAACTCTCTCAAATATTACAACAG TATGATTCTCTTCCACAACCACCTAAGTCTGAGGGAATTGAGTTGCTAAAAATTTTCAAGATCGTGGTGGACAGGATGATGGGGTTCTTGAATCTTCCAAAGAGTAATGTGATACCTAAGGTTAAGTTGGATTCATATGAGAAACAGATTTTGAATATTCTGACCCTGCATCCCCCAAGGAAACCTGGTCCACTGCAGCAACAAATTCAGCCAACTGGTGCCCACCCACTCTCTATACAGCAACAACAGCGGCAGCAGCAACATCAACTGCCCTCATCAA CGTCAATAGATGCTGTAATAACAGGAAATGCAACCGCAACAGGAAGTCTGGTTGGTGTGCAGGAGGAAGTTTATCAGACA ATTAAGTCCATGAGAGAAAAATACTTACCAGATCTTAGTGACATGCACCGGAAGATCTCTCAAATATGCCAACAG TATGATTCTCTTCCACAACCACCGAAGTCTGAAGAAATTGAGTTGCTCAAAAATTTCAAGATCGTGGTGGACAAGGTGATAGGGTTCTTGAATCTTCCAAAGAGTAATGTGATGCCTAGCATGAAGGATAAGTTGGATTCATATGAGAAAAAGATCTTGGGTATTCTGACCTTGAATCGCCCAAGGAAACCTGGTCCACCGCAGCAACAAATTCAGCCAACTGATGGCCATCCACTCTCTATACAGCAACAACAGCGGCAGCAGCAACATCAAATGCCCTCATCAA CGTCAATAGATGCAGAAGTAACAAGAAATGCAACCGCAACAGGAAATCCGATTGACGTGCAGGAGGAAGTTTATCAGACA ATCAAGTCCATGAGAGAAAAATACTTACCAGATCTTAGTGACATGCACCAGAAGATCTCTCAAAAGTGCCAACAG TATGATTCTCTTCCACAACCACCAAAGTCTGAGCAAATTGAGAGGCTTAAAATTTTCAAGAACTTGTTGGACCAGATGATGGGCTTCTTGAATCTTCCAAAAAGCAGTGTGATGCCTAGTTTGAAAGATAAGCTGGCTTCGTATGAGAAACATATCTTAGATATTCTCAACTCGAATCGGCCAAGGGAACTTGCTGATTAG
- the LOC113350503 gene encoding bromodomain-containing protein DDB_G0280777-like isoform X2, which produces MKMLTMETKSQANGVANSLSLNTVGGIQNPQDPASHSMQSQGRNPGQSQIPLADQSQVRQQLFSQNIVQGSIALSSLLPSGASLTQSSIPNAVNQGSNMQSGMTQNFSGNLVGQGGAASNMFANSTMQIQRRQLPQQSGPQQQQSQSSQQFLYQQQQLQQQVLRQKQRQQQQQLQGNIPSCIMQSHMQQQQPQLQQLNPIQSTQLESTLQLHMQMSFGLQPCQSTLQRTQPSLMQSSSGLQENPQSAFAQSTPNVQQHPQSVLWQPEQQAQQSMHQQAPVLHQQPHPVLPSQQHLQQLINASNLQHNQIIGKQNDVHDMQQRQQRQGGLLNHQTNVANMQKIFTWK; this is translated from the exons ATGAAGATGCTGACAATGGAGACAAAATCTCAGGCAAATGGAGTTGCTAATTCTCTATCCTTAAATACTGTTGGTGGTATCCAAAATCCTCAAGATCCAG CATCTCACAGTATGCAGTCCCAAGGTCGCAACCCAGGGCAGTCACAAATTCCTTTAGCCGACCAGTCTCAAGTACGGCAGCAGCTGTTTTCCCAGAATATAGTCCAAGGATCTATAGCATTGTCATCTCTGTTGCCTTCAGGGGCCAGTCTCACTCAGTCCTCTATCCCCAATGCCGTTAATCAGGGATCCAACATGCAGTCTGGAATGACACAGAATTTTTCTGGGAATCTAGTTGGTCAAGGAGGTGCAGCGTCGAATATGTTTGCTAATTCAACAATGCAGATCCAAAGAAGGCAGCTTCCACAACAGAGCGGTCCTCAACAACAGCAGTCTCAAAGTTCGCAGCAGTTTTTGTATCAGCAACAACAGTTGCAACAACAAGTTTTGAGGCAGAAGcagcggcagcagcagcaacagctacAAGGAAACATTCCATCCTGCATAATGCAGTCGCACATGCAGCAACAACAGCCGCAGCTACAACAGCTAAACCCTATACAGTCAACTCAATTGGAATCTACTTTACAGCTTCACATGCAAATGTCATTTGGTCTTCAGCCATGCCAATCCACACTTCAACGGACTCAGCCCTCCTTGATGCAAtcatcttcaggtcttcaagaGAACCCGCAGTCCGCCTTTGCACAGTCCACACCGAATGTTCAACAACATCCACAGAGTGTCCTCTGGCAACCAGAGCAACAAGCTCAACAGTCTATGCACCAACAAGCTCCTGTTCTGCATCAGCAACCACATCCGGTTTTGCCTTCACAGCAGCATCTGCAGCAGCTAATAAATGCCTCAAACTTGCAACATAATCAGATAATTGGGAAACAAAACGATGTACACGATATGCAGCAACGACAGCAGCGGCAGGGGGGGTTgctaaaccaccagaccaatgtCGCAAACATGCAAAAAATATTTACTTGGAAATAG
- the LOC113350502 gene encoding mediator of RNA polymerase II transcription subunit 15a-like isoform X4, with translation MSGLQKQQQQPMHTMHQQGGKLQQQQNAQVSPNMLQIQGQHAQSQPAQQLMSQHPSQTTQMHQQLGLQQQPKSLQRDKQQRIQTSGGSTLNHRSLLDQKRVFHSQTPPPEASSTSIDAAMTGNATATGTAIDMQEEVYQRIKSMKKKYLPDLSDMHRKLSQILQQYDSLPQPPKSEGIELLKIFKIVVDRMMGFLNLPKSNVIPKVKLDSYEKQILNILTLHPPRKPGPLQQQIQPTGAHPLSIQQQQRQQQHQLPSSNAVITGNATATGSLVGVQEEVYQTIKSMREKYLPDLSDMHRKISQICQQYDSLPQPPKSEEIELLKNFKIVVDKVIGFLNLPKSNVMPSMKDKLDSYEKKILGILTLNRPRKPGPPQQQIQPTDGHPLSIQQQQRQQQHQMPSSTSIDAEVTRNATATGNPIDVQEEVYQTIKSMREKYLPDLSDMHQKISQKCQQYDSLPQPPKSEQIERLKIFKNLLDQMMGFLNLPKSSVMPSLKDKLASYEKHILDILNSNRPRELAD, from the exons ATGTCAGGGTTAcagaagcagcaacagcagccaATGCATACCATGCATCAGCAAGGAGGaaagctgcagcaacaacaaaatGCACAGGTATCACCAAATATGTTACAAATCCAAGGCCAACATGCACAATCCCAACCAGCACAACAACTTATGTCTCAGCATCCATCTCAAACAACGCAAATGCATCAGCAATTGGGATTGCAGCAACAACCAAAATCATTACAAAGGGATAAGCAACAAAGGATTCAGACGTCTGGTGGCTCGACCCTCAACCATCGAAGTTTATTGGACCAGAAGCGAGTGTTTCATTCACAAACACCACCTCCAGAGGCCTCATCAA CGTCAATAGATGCAGCAATGACAGGAAATGCAACCGCAACAGGAACTGCCATCGACATGCAGGAGGAAGTTTATCAGAGA ATTAAGTCcatgaaaaaaaaatacttaccagATCTTAGTGACATGCACCGGAAACTCTCTCAAATATTACAACAG TATGATTCTCTTCCACAACCACCTAAGTCTGAGGGAATTGAGTTGCTAAAAATTTTCAAGATCGTGGTGGACAGGATGATGGGGTTCTTGAATCTTCCAAAGAGTAATGTGATACCTAAGGTTAAGTTGGATTCATATGAGAAACAGATTTTGAATATTCTGACCCTGCATCCCCCAAGGAAACCTGGTCCACTGCAGCAACAAATTCAGCCAACTGGTGCCCACCCACTCTCTATACAGCAACAACAGCGGCAGCAGCAACATCAACTGCCCTCATCAA ATGCTGTAATAACAGGAAATGCAACCGCAACAGGAAGTCTGGTTGGTGTGCAGGAGGAAGTTTATCAGACA ATTAAGTCCATGAGAGAAAAATACTTACCAGATCTTAGTGACATGCACCGGAAGATCTCTCAAATATGCCAACAG TATGATTCTCTTCCACAACCACCGAAGTCTGAAGAAATTGAGTTGCTCAAAAATTTCAAGATCGTGGTGGACAAGGTGATAGGGTTCTTGAATCTTCCAAAGAGTAATGTGATGCCTAGCATGAAGGATAAGTTGGATTCATATGAGAAAAAGATCTTGGGTATTCTGACCTTGAATCGCCCAAGGAAACCTGGTCCACCGCAGCAACAAATTCAGCCAACTGATGGCCATCCACTCTCTATACAGCAACAACAGCGGCAGCAGCAACATCAAATGCCCTCATCAA CGTCAATAGATGCAGAAGTAACAAGAAATGCAACCGCAACAGGAAATCCGATTGACGTGCAGGAGGAAGTTTATCAGACA ATCAAGTCCATGAGAGAAAAATACTTACCAGATCTTAGTGACATGCACCAGAAGATCTCTCAAAAGTGCCAACAG TATGATTCTCTTCCACAACCACCAAAGTCTGAGCAAATTGAGAGGCTTAAAATTTTCAAGAACTTGTTGGACCAGATGATGGGCTTCTTGAATCTTCCAAAAAGCAGTGTGATGCCTAGTTTGAAAGATAAGCTGGCTTCGTATGAGAAACATATCTTAGATATTCTCAACTCGAATCGGCCAAGGGAACTTGCTGATTAG
- the LOC113350503 gene encoding mediator of RNA polymerase II transcription subunit 15a-like isoform X1, with amino-acid sequence MGATPDWRTQLQPDSRHRILTLIMETLERQVPISRPEGLVELKKIAVRFEEDMFTAATSQLDYLQKISMKMLTMETKSQANGVANSLSLNTVGGIQNPQDPASHSMQSQGRNPGQSQIPLADQSQVRQQLFSQNIVQGSIALSSLLPSGASLTQSSIPNAVNQGSNMQSGMTQNFSGNLVGQGGAASNMFANSTMQIQRRQLPQQSGPQQQQSQSSQQFLYQQQQLQQQVLRQKQRQQQQQLQGNIPSCIMQSHMQQQQPQLQQLNPIQSTQLESTLQLHMQMSFGLQPCQSTLQRTQPSLMQSSSGLQENPQSAFAQSTPNVQQHPQSVLWQPEQQAQQSMHQQAPVLHQQPHPVLPSQQHLQQLINASNLQHNQIIGKQNDVHDMQQRQQRQGGLLNHQTNVANMQKIFTWK; translated from the exons ATGGGAGCTACTCCTGATTGGAGAACACAACTTCAACCTGATTCTCGACACAGAATTCTCACTTTAAT AATGGAAACTCTGGAGAGACAAGTTCCAATTTCTCGGCCAGAGGGATTGGTAGAGCTTAAGAAAATTGCTGTAAGATTTGAGGAAGATATGTTCACTGCTGCTACAAGTCAG TTGGATTATCTACAAAAAATATCTATGAAGATGCTGACAATGGAGACAAAATCTCAGGCAAATGGAGTTGCTAATTCTCTATCCTTAAATACTGTTGGTGGTATCCAAAATCCTCAAGATCCAG CATCTCACAGTATGCAGTCCCAAGGTCGCAACCCAGGGCAGTCACAAATTCCTTTAGCCGACCAGTCTCAAGTACGGCAGCAGCTGTTTTCCCAGAATATAGTCCAAGGATCTATAGCATTGTCATCTCTGTTGCCTTCAGGGGCCAGTCTCACTCAGTCCTCTATCCCCAATGCCGTTAATCAGGGATCCAACATGCAGTCTGGAATGACACAGAATTTTTCTGGGAATCTAGTTGGTCAAGGAGGTGCAGCGTCGAATATGTTTGCTAATTCAACAATGCAGATCCAAAGAAGGCAGCTTCCACAACAGAGCGGTCCTCAACAACAGCAGTCTCAAAGTTCGCAGCAGTTTTTGTATCAGCAACAACAGTTGCAACAACAAGTTTTGAGGCAGAAGcagcggcagcagcagcaacagctacAAGGAAACATTCCATCCTGCATAATGCAGTCGCACATGCAGCAACAACAGCCGCAGCTACAACAGCTAAACCCTATACAGTCAACTCAATTGGAATCTACTTTACAGCTTCACATGCAAATGTCATTTGGTCTTCAGCCATGCCAATCCACACTTCAACGGACTCAGCCCTCCTTGATGCAAtcatcttcaggtcttcaagaGAACCCGCAGTCCGCCTTTGCACAGTCCACACCGAATGTTCAACAACATCCACAGAGTGTCCTCTGGCAACCAGAGCAACAAGCTCAACAGTCTATGCACCAACAAGCTCCTGTTCTGCATCAGCAACCACATCCGGTTTTGCCTTCACAGCAGCATCTGCAGCAGCTAATAAATGCCTCAAACTTGCAACATAATCAGATAATTGGGAAACAAAACGATGTACACGATATGCAGCAACGACAGCAGCGGCAGGGGGGGTTgctaaaccaccagaccaatgtCGCAAACATGCAAAAAATATTTACTTGGAAATAG